In the genome of Borreliella burgdorferi B31, one region contains:
- a CDS encoding BlyB family putative holin accessory protein, with amino-acid sequence MKLSKDNVELGLTSLSTLIDIFSKFEDEFDEIAHKGFFLVYELYSHYKLIYTANMERLESALTPAINKALAPLNEKINQCIDLVNSDEKNLKISNDLKFNQEGKPIYKERTNNAK; translated from the coding sequence ATGAAATTATCCAAAGATAATGTTGAGCTTGGACTTACGTCTTTATCAACCCTTATTGATATATTTTCTAAATTTGAAGATGAATTTGATGAAATTGCACATAAAGGATTCTTTTTGGTTTATGAGCTGTATTCTCATTATAAATTAATCTATACAGCAAATATGGAAAGACTTGAGAGTGCATTAACCCCAGCAATAAATAAAGCACTCGCTCCATTAAATGAAAAAATCAATCAATGCATTGACTTAGTTAATTCTGATGAAAAAAATCTCAAAATATCTAATGATCTGAAATTCAATCAGGAAGGAAAACCTATCTATAAGGAAAGAACAAATAATGCAAAATAA
- a CDS encoding BlyB family putative holin accessory protein, which produces MQNNTIGLGLNLLSSLTNIAKTDTNIDHNYINTFSKVIDFFYKTYISTLKSMETAESTKIFEEIQDILKYNIEIIEAISTDKSKRIITSLKATRNKIMKEYIKILKRGENA; this is translated from the coding sequence ATGCAAAATAACACTATTGGTTTAGGACTTAATTTACTATCCAGCTTAACTAACATAGCTAAAACTGATACAAACATAGATCATAATTACATTAATACTTTTAGTAAAGTAATAGATTTTTTCTACAAAACATATATAAGCACACTAAAATCTATGGAAACAGCTGAGTCAACTAAAATATTTGAAGAAATACAAGACATTTTAAAATACAACATTGAGATAATAGAGGCTATCTCTACTGATAAAAGCAAAAGAATTATCACTTCACTTAAAGCAACACGTAACAAAATCATGAAAGAATATATCAAAATACTTAAAAGAGGTGAAAATGCTTAA